The following coding sequences are from one Lentimicrobiaceae bacterium window:
- the lptE gene encoding LPS assembly lipoprotein LptE — translation MSRFFKNSFWAPFFGILLFLCTTSCGIYSFTGASISPEVKTIAIKYFPNHASLVQPSLSQLFTQALRDRFAAQTNLTQVDNAGDLTIEGEITGYGTQPVAIQSNEIAALNRLTITVKVKFTNTKEPVQDFETTFSRYFDYDSHQNLPAVEEDLIKQINEMLVDDIFNKSVVNW, via the coding sequence ATGTCCAGATTTTTTAAAAACAGTTTTTGGGCGCCGTTTTTTGGAATACTTTTATTTTTATGCACAACATCCTGTGGTATTTACTCTTTTACCGGTGCTTCCATTTCTCCCGAAGTGAAAACCATCGCTATAAAATATTTTCCTAATCATGCGTCTTTGGTTCAGCCTTCACTCAGCCAATTGTTTACTCAGGCACTGCGCGACCGTTTTGCTGCCCAAACCAACCTTACACAGGTTGACAATGCCGGCGACCTTACCATCGAAGGAGAAATTACCGGGTATGGAACCCAGCCTGTAGCTATTCAAAGTAATGAAATTGCTGCATTAAACCGACTTACCATTACCGTAAAAGTTAAATTTACCAATACAAAAGAACCTGTGCAGGATTTTGAAACTACTTTTTCACGTTACTTCGATTACGATTCACACCAGAATTTGCCGGCAGTAGAAGAAGACCTGATAAAGCAAATAAACGAAATGCTTGTGGATGACATTTTTAATAAATCCGTTGTAAATTGGTGA
- a CDS encoding co-chaperone GroES produces MNIKPLADRVLVEPSAAEQKTAGGIIIPDTAKEKPQKGKVVAIGNGKKDEPLTVKVGDTVLYGKYAGTEITISGKDYLMMRESDILAII; encoded by the coding sequence ATGAACATCAAACCTTTAGCCGACAGAGTTCTTGTTGAACCTTCGGCAGCAGAACAAAAAACTGCAGGCGGAATCATTATTCCCGACACAGCAAAAGAAAAACCCCAAAAAGGAAAAGTTGTTGCGATAGGAAATGGTAAAAAAGATGAACCCCTTACTGTAAAAGTAGGCGATACCGTATTGTACGGAAAATATGCAGGAACAGAGATTACTATTAGTGGAAAAGATTATCTTATGATGCGCGAATCCGATATTCTTGCAATCATCTAA
- the secG gene encoding preprotein translocase subunit SecG — translation MGAYIFISILILITCVLLVLVVLVQNSKGGGLASNFAGSNQFMGVRKTADFLEKTTWTLAIILLALSLISIFVIPRNRVTGTSADTELREKLNSKASPSKDYQAPPVKDEE, via the coding sequence ATGGGAGCATATATTTTTATCTCGATTTTAATTCTGATTACTTGTGTTTTACTGGTATTGGTAGTGCTGGTTCAAAACTCAAAAGGAGGAGGGCTTGCCTCTAATTTTGCAGGAAGTAACCAATTTATGGGCGTTCGTAAAACTGCAGACTTCCTTGAAAAAACCACATGGACATTGGCTATAATTTTGTTGGCACTTAGTTTAATTTCAATTTTTGTAATTCCACGCAACCGTGTTACTGGTACGTCGGCGGATACCGAACTTCGTGAAAAACTCAATTCAAAGGCATCTCCTTCAAAGGATTATCAAGCTCCCCCCGTTAAGGATGAGGAATAA
- a CDS encoding sigma-54 dependent transcriptional regulator yields MDILSIKQRFGIIGNSPLLDRAIDIARQVAPTDISVLIYGESGTGKEVFPQIIHQLSARKHGPYIAVNCGAIPEGTIDSELFGHEKGSFTGAHEARKGYFEVVNGGTIFLDEVAELPLSTQVRLLRVLETGEFMKVGSSKSQKTNVRVVGATNVFIPDAIQKGKFREDLYYRLNTVPILIPPLRDRKEDILLLFRKFASDFAEKYRMPATELDEEARKLIINYRWPGNIRQLKNITEQVSIIEENRFVTALIMGKYLPQNRELPVLYAAKESQPSTTTDHLERELLYKVLFDMKKDISELKKFVAEIISGEKSQNIHESGTTMLQNLYKDIGHRTANEEPVEFHDPFIESENGIQPSEIWEESLSLQKKEIDMIKKALEKHGGKRKNAADELGISERTLYRKIKEYDIK; encoded by the coding sequence ATGGATATTCTGTCAATAAAACAACGCTTTGGAATTATCGGAAACTCACCCCTTCTCGATAGAGCCATTGATATTGCCCGGCAAGTAGCTCCAACCGACATATCTGTATTAATTTATGGCGAAAGCGGTACAGGAAAAGAAGTTTTTCCGCAAATAATTCATCAACTTAGTGCCCGCAAACATGGACCCTATATTGCTGTTAACTGTGGCGCTATACCTGAAGGTACTATAGATAGTGAATTGTTTGGACACGAAAAGGGCTCATTTACAGGAGCCCATGAAGCACGAAAAGGCTATTTTGAAGTAGTTAACGGGGGCACAATTTTTCTGGATGAAGTGGCAGAGTTGCCCCTTTCTACCCAGGTTCGTTTGTTAAGAGTACTTGAAACGGGAGAATTTATGAAAGTGGGCTCTTCCAAAAGTCAGAAAACCAATGTAAGGGTAGTTGGGGCTACGAACGTTTTTATCCCGGATGCTATTCAAAAAGGCAAATTTCGCGAAGACTTGTATTACCGCTTAAATACCGTTCCTATTCTTATTCCTCCTTTACGCGACCGAAAAGAAGATATATTGTTGCTTTTCAGAAAATTTGCCTCTGACTTTGCAGAAAAATATCGCATGCCGGCTACCGAGCTTGATGAAGAAGCTCGTAAACTCATCATTAATTACCGCTGGCCAGGCAATATTCGTCAATTAAAAAACATTACCGAGCAGGTTTCAATAATTGAGGAAAACCGGTTTGTAACCGCCCTCATCATGGGAAAATATCTTCCCCAAAACCGGGAATTGCCTGTTTTATATGCTGCAAAAGAAAGTCAACCTTCAACTACTACTGATCATCTTGAAAGAGAACTTCTTTATAAAGTTCTTTTTGACATGAAAAAGGATATTTCGGAATTAAAAAAATTTGTTGCCGAGATCATTAGTGGAGAAAAATCGCAAAATATTCATGAATCGGGTACTACTATGTTGCAAAATCTTTATAAAGACATCGGGCATCGCACAGCAAATGAAGAACCTGTTGAATTTCATGATCCTTTTATTGAAAGCGAAAATGGTATCCAACCTTCCGAAATCTGGGAGGAATCATTATCCCTTCAAAAAAAAGAAATTGACATGATAAAGAAAGCACTCGAAAAACACGGAGGAAAACGCAAAAATGCAGCCGATGAACTTGGAATTTCCGAACGTACCCTTTACAGAAAAATTAAAGAATACGATATCAAGTAA